From the Pseudodesulfovibrio indicus genome, the window CTTGTGCAGCATGACCGCGGCCACGGTGGAGTCGATGCCGCCGGACAGTCCGAGGACCACCTTGGCGTCGCCCACCTGCTCCTTGAGGGCCTCGATGGTGGTGTCAACGAAGGAGGCCATGGACCAGGAGGGTTCCAGGTTCGCCACCTTGAACAGGAAGTTCTGGATGATCATCGAACCGTCGGTGGTGTGGGCCACCTCCGGGTGGAACTGCAGGGCGTAGATCTTTTTCTCGACGTGGCCCATGGCGCCGAACTCGATGGAGTCGGTCTTGCCCATGGGGACGAACCCCTCGGGCAGCTGCTCCACGCGGTCGCCGTGGGACATCCAGACGGTCAGGTCGTCCTTGTCCTCGATGCCGTCGAACAGGACGCAGTCGTTCTGGGCGGAGAACTGCGCCCGGCCGTACTCGCGATCGGTGGACGCGACCACCCTGCCGCCGAGATTGTGGGCCAGGAGCTGCATGCCGTAGCAGATGCCGAGCACCGGGATGCCCATGGCCAGGTAGTCCATGTTCAGCTCGGGGCAGCCGCCCTCCAGCACGCTGGACGGGCCGCCCGAGAGGATCAGGGCGGAGGGCTTGAACGCCTTCACCCGTTCGGGATCGACGTTGCAGGGGTGAATTTCGGAATACACCCCTGCCTCGCGCACGCGGCGCGCGATCAGCTGGGTGAATTGACTGCCAAAATCGAGGATAAGTACTCTGTTGTCGTGCATGTGTTTCTCTCTAATTCACAATGGGACAAATGAAAAGACGAATTAACTCTCCGCGTCCGCGCACCAAGGGCTAGCCGTCCCCGCGATAGTTCGGGGACTCCTTGGTGATGGTCACGTCGTGGACGTGGGACTCGCGCAGGCCGGCCGAGGATATCTGCACCAGCTTCGACTTCTCGAAGAGGTCCCCGATGGTGGCGGAGCCGGTGTAGCCCATGCCGGAACGGAGACCGCCGATGAACTGGTACAGGGACTCGCCGACCTTGCCCCGGTACGGGACGCGGCCCACGATGCCCTCGGGCACCAGCTTCTTGGACTTCTCCTGGAAGTAGCGGTCGGAGCTGCCCTTCTTCATGGCGTCGATGGAACCCATGCCCCGGTACTGCTTGTAGGTGCGGCCCTGGTACAGGATGGTCTCGCCCGGGGACTCGTCCGTGCCCGCCAGGACGGAACCCATCATGCAGGAGTTCGCGCCCACGGCCAGGGCCTTGACCACGTCGCCGGAATATTTGATGCCGCCGTCGGCGATGATGCACTTGTCCGCCTCGCGCGCGGCGCGGCTGGCCTCCATGATGGCCGTGATCTGCGGCACGCCCACGCCTGCGACGACGCGGGTGGTGCAGATGGAGCCGGGACCGATGCCGACCTTGACCGTGTCCACGCCCGCCTCGATGAGCGCCTTGGCGCCCTCGTAGGTGGCGATGTTGCCGCCCACCAGCTGGAGCTGGGGGAAGGCGGCGCGCAGGTCGCGGGCGGACTTCAGGATGTTTTCGGAGTGGCCGTGCGCGGAGTCCAGGACCAGGAAGTCGGCACCGGCGTGCAGCAGCGCCTCGGAACGGGTCAGGCAGTCCTTGCCCACGCCGATGGCCGCGCCGACCAGCAGCCGTCCACGGCCGTCCTTGACCGCGTCGGGATACTTCTTGTGCTTGTTGATGTCCTTGATGGTGATCAGCCCCTTGAGGCGGTTCTCCTCGTCCACCACCAGCAGCTTCTCGATGCGGTGCTGATGCAGCTTGCGCTTGGCCTCGTCGGTGTCGATGCCCTCGGGCACGGTGACCAGGTCGCGGGAGGTCATCAGCTCGGACACCAGGGCCTTGTCGTCGTTGACGAAGCGGATGTCGCGGTTGGTGATGATGCCGACCAGGTGGTCGCCCTTGACCACGGGCAGACCGGAGATGCGGTACTCGCTCATGATCGATTTGACCTTGCCCAGGTCGTCGTCCGGATGGACGGTGATGGGGTCGGAGATCATGCCGGACTCGGACTTCTTGACGCGGTCGATCTCGCGCGCCTGCTCGCGCACGGACATGTTCTTGTGGATCACGCCCACGCCGCCGTGCCGGGCCATGGAAATGGCCATGCGCGACTCGGTGACGGTATCCATGGCCGCGGAGAGCAGCGGAATGTTCAGTTTGATCTCCGGGGTCAGGTATGTGGACACGTCGACGGCGTCGGGCAGGACGTTGGAATAGCCCGGCAACAGCAGGACATCGTCAAAGGTCAGGGCCTTATCGAGAATTTTGCTCATGTCATTCCTCCAGAGCGTTTTGATGACGTATATGACAAGGCCGAGCTTAGCGCCCGGCCTCGGTGTTTTCCATTATAGACCCAGGTAGGCCCGTTTCACCTGCTCGTTGACCAGCAACTTGTCGCAGGTGTCGGAGAGCACCACCCTCCCGTTTTCCATTACATACCCCCGGTGGCCTATCTTGAGCGCCAGGTTGGCGTTCTGCTCCACCAGGAAGATGGTCGTGTTGTTTTCGCTGTTGACCTTTTTGATGATCTCGAAGATCTGCTTGACCACCAGCGGGGCCAGCCCCATGGACGGCTCGTCCAGGAGGAGCAGCGCGGGCCGGGCCATGAGCGCGCGGCCGATGGCCAGCATCTGCTGCTCGCCGCCGGACAGGGTGCCGCCCTGCTGCCTGCGCCGTTGGGCCAGGATGGGGAAGAGGTCGAAGCAGTACTCGATGTCCCGCTTGATCTCCGCCTTGTTGGTGCGCATGAACGCGCCCATGTCCAGGTTCTCCTGAACGGTCAGCTCCGGGAAGATCAACCGCCCCTCGGGGACCTGGCAGATACCCTTGTGGACGATGTGGTTCGGCGACTCCCTGGTGATTTCCTCGTCCTGGTACAGGACCTGGCCTTCGCGCGCCTGGACCACGCCGCACACGGTCATCAGCGTGGTGGACTTGCCCGCGCCGTTGGCCCCGATCAGGGTGATGATCTCGCCCCGGTCGATGTGCAGGTTGACGTCGTACAGGGCCTGGATGTTGCCGTAAAAGCTGTTGACGTGCTTGAGTTCGAGCATCCTAGTCATCGTGTTCCTCCCCGAGGTAGGCCTTGATGACCTCCGGATTCGCCGCGATCTCGGCGGGCGTGCCGTCCGCGATCATGCGCCCGTAGTCCAGGACGTAAATCCGGTCGGACATGGACATGACCATCTTCATGTCGTGCTCGATGAGCATGATGGAGATGTTGAACCGTTCACGGATGCCGACGATGAGGTCCTCGAGCTCCCTGGTCTCCTGGGGGTTCATGCCCGCGGCGGGCTCGTCCAGGAGCAGGAGGAAGGGATCGGTGGCCAGGGCGCGGGCTATCTCCAGCCTGCGCTGCTTGCCGTAGGGCATGTTCGTGGCCAGCTCGTTGACGAACTCGGCCAGCCCCACCAGCTCCAGGAGCTCGTAGGACCGCTGGACCACATCGCGCTCTTCGCGGCGGGTGGCCCGGTTGCGGGAGATGGCCCCCCAGATGGAGGACTTGGTGCGGCAGTGGGTGCCGATCATGACGTTCTCAAGCGCGGTCATGGACGGGAACAGGCGGATGTTCTGGAAGGTCCGCGCCATGCCCAGTTCGGTGACCACGTTGGGCTTCTTGCCGTTGATCCGGCGCGTGGTCCCCTGCCCCTTGGGGTCGATGAGCACGTCGCCGCTGGTGGGCGTGTAGATGCCGGTGATGCAGTTGAAGAAGGTGGTCTTGCCCGCGCCGTTGGGCCCGATGAGGGCCACGATTTCCTTGTCGTGCACCACGAGATCGACGTCGTCCAGGGCGCGGATGCCCCCGAAGTCCTTGCTCACGGCGCTGACGTTGAGGACCGGATTACTCATTGGCCGCCCCCGCCGCGTTGGTTGCTTTGTACTCGTAGATCTTGCGCTTGGCGCTGATCAGCCCCTGGGGACGGAAGACCATGACCAGGACCATGATGGCCCCG encodes:
- the guaB gene encoding IMP dehydrogenase; protein product: MSKILDKALTFDDVLLLPGYSNVLPDAVDVSTYLTPEIKLNIPLLSAAMDTVTESRMAISMARHGGVGVIHKNMSVREQAREIDRVKKSESGMISDPITVHPDDDLGKVKSIMSEYRISGLPVVKGDHLVGIITNRDIRFVNDDKALVSELMTSRDLVTVPEGIDTDEAKRKLHQHRIEKLLVVDEENRLKGLITIKDINKHKKYPDAVKDGRGRLLVGAAIGVGKDCLTRSEALLHAGADFLVLDSAHGHSENILKSARDLRAAFPQLQLVGGNIATYEGAKALIEAGVDTVKVGIGPGSICTTRVVAGVGVPQITAIMEASRAAREADKCIIADGGIKYSGDVVKALAVGANSCMMGSVLAGTDESPGETILYQGRTYKQYRGMGSIDAMKKGSSDRYFQEKSKKLVPEGIVGRVPYRGKVGESLYQFIGGLRSGMGYTGSATIGDLFEKSKLVQISSAGLRESHVHDVTITKESPNYRGDG
- a CDS encoding ABC transporter ATP-binding protein → MLELKHVNSFYGNIQALYDVNLHIDRGEIITLIGANGAGKSTTLMTVCGVVQAREGQVLYQDEEITRESPNHIVHKGICQVPEGRLIFPELTVQENLDMGAFMRTNKAEIKRDIEYCFDLFPILAQRRRQQGGTLSGGEQQMLAIGRALMARPALLLLDEPSMGLAPLVVKQIFEIIKKVNSENNTTIFLVEQNANLALKIGHRGYVMENGRVVLSDTCDKLLVNEQVKRAYLGL
- a CDS encoding ABC transporter ATP-binding protein, with amino-acid sequence MSNPVLNVSAVSKDFGGIRALDDVDLVVHDKEIVALIGPNGAGKTTFFNCITGIYTPTSGDVLIDPKGQGTTRRINGKKPNVVTELGMARTFQNIRLFPSMTALENVMIGTHCRTKSSIWGAISRNRATRREERDVVQRSYELLELVGLAEFVNELATNMPYGKQRRLEIARALATDPFLLLLDEPAAGMNPQETRELEDLIVGIRERFNISIMLIEHDMKMVMSMSDRIYVLDYGRMIADGTPAEIAANPEVIKAYLGEEHDD